The Arenibacter algicola region ACAAGACTTGGCTCAGCACTCAGGGGCATACCAAAATGACCGGAGGTGAGGCCTTTGTGTCAGACAGGGTTGGTGATCCATTTACCGCTTGGGACGGGTATATTAAAGGCGAGAATCTAATTTTGGAACCCTACCATAAAATTGTTCAAACCTGGAGAACTGATAATTTTAAGGATAAGGAGGAAGATTCGCAAATTGAGCTTATACTTTCAGAATCAGATGGGATAACCGAATTGACCTTAATCCATACCAATGTTCCAGAAGATGGTGAACCTTATATTAAAGGTTGGCAGGAACATTATTTTGAACCCATGAAGTCGTATTTTGAATAGTGAAAAGGTTGCTTGTAGGTAAATCCACTGGTTGTATTAAGTCTGCTCAGTTATAGCTCCTTTTAAACTCTTTGGGGTTCATATGGGTCATTTTTTTAAATACCTTGGAGAAGTGGGCATAATCTTCATAGCCCAAAATTTCGGAAATTTCGGACAGGGAATTATTGGAGTGAACCATGAGTCTTTTGGCTTCCAGCATAATACGTTCCATAATAAGTTGGGTGGTGGTCTTGTTCAAAGTGGTTCTTAAAATTCTATTTAAGTGCTTGCTGCTAATATGTAAGGCGTCTGCGTAATATTTGGCCGATTTTTGAGATCTATAATGTTTATCTATCAACTGTTCCAAGGCTCTTAGGGTACTGAAATACCGTAGGGAGATTACTTCTTTCTTTTGGCCCTGTGCCATATAATGTCTGGACAGATCAATATAGACTGAACTTAGTAGGTTGGCCAATTTTTGTTTTTTAAACGGAAGCTCGGAATAGTATTCCTTATTTATTTCCACAAATTTAGATTTCATACGCTGTATTTTGTCCAACGCTATGTTTACCAAGGGCGGGTTTTTAAAGGAATAGTAAAAAGGAAATTGCTCTAACTTGTTATTGGTAAAATGAAATTCAAAGAACTCCTGGGTATGAAAAAAGATATAGCCTTGTGGACTGCTGTTGAATTGCCAAAAATGGGTTTGGCCGGGTCTAAGAAAAAATATGCAACCTGCTTGCACAGTGTAGGTTTCAAAATCAATTTCATGTATGCCCGATCCTTGGGTAAATAGTACACAAAGGAAAAAGTTATGCTTATGGGGTTTGTGAAAATATTCCCTGTTCTTTTTTAAGTGGTGCTCCAAATTATTGCTATAAAAGTCTTCCAATTGGGCTTGGTGCTCAAATTGTTCTATGCCGAGAATTGGAATTGTTTTCATACTAAAGGTCTTAATGTCCGAAAAGTACAAAAAATGGGGATAATGGGATAATATAATCCAAAACTATTGGGACTAACTTTGCCCACATAATTTTGGTACAAAATAATGATTTTAAGTATAATCAGGGGGAAGTGTCCCCATTGTAATAAAGGGGACATATTTAGCTCTAAGGGTAGTTCAATACTTTTTAGAATGCCGAAAATGGGTAAAAGGTGCAAAAATTGTAATTATAAGTTTGAAGTGGAACCCGGTTTTTTCTTTGGGGCCATGTTTGTTAGTTATGCCTTGGCCTGTGCCGAAATGATCGCCTGTTTTGTGCTTACCTGGGCCATTCTTAAAATCTCGATTGCTTATATATTTTTATGTGTGGTAAGCATAGCCCTGCTTAGTAGTGCCTTCAATTTTAGGTTATCCAGGACAATTTGGATGTACTTGTTTTACAAAAAACGCTAGCTTATTTTTTAGTTTCAATGGTCACCGATCAATTCTCATAAAATATCCCAATTTGGATTTCCTTAAAAGAACTCGACTATTCGGGGGATATTGAACGAGACAATGGTACTAAGTCATGGGGTACCTAACTATGTACCAAGTTGGTACCCCTTGTATCATTTTTAAGTGCTTATTCTTCCCAAGTATCGGTTCTAAACGAAGAGGCAGGAAGTCCATCGGTATTAAAAAGGCTGCCCTCCTCACAATTCTTAAAGGCATATCTAACGGCCACAGGATTTAATACCCCTTCTGCCCACACGCTTAGGGTCCTGTCCCCGTTTATTTTAGCCTCGGCAGGATGAAAAACTTTATCCGCCCCGGCCACTTCAAAGCCCGATAATGGCCGTCCATAACTGGAGAGTCCGTTCTCATTAAACTCAAAGGACAATTTTACCTTGCCATCCTTTATCTCATCTATTGCTTTGTACACCGGACCGCTATACGCAATACCCTCCATGCCGTAATCTTTGGCAAGTGCCCAAAGGGCCAATCTATCTCCCACCAGTTTCTTCTCCCTGGGATGGATAAAATCGCAGTCGCCAATGTCCATTGTTACTGCCATTCCCGTATTTTCAACCGTTTTCATAGTGTGCAATTGCGCTTCCCTAACATAGCCTGCATTACCGCCGTCATAGCCATATGGTGCAATTTGAACAAAGTAAAAGGGAAACTTGCCCTGTTGCCACTTTTCCCTCCAGGTATTGATCATGGTGGGGAACAGCTGGGCGTATTCCTTGGCCTGGTTCCTGTTCGATTCCCCTTGGTACCAAATAGCTCCCTTAATGTTGTACCCTATTAAGGGGTTGATCATGGCATTGTACAATAGGGTAGGGGTACGTTGTGGTGCTCCCTCAGGAAGCTTTTTGGGCAACGCTATGGTATTGAATTCGGAAAGCGTCTCCTTATCCATCCAGGTCTCCACATTGGATCCGCCCCAGGAGGTATGGATCAAACCGATGGGAACATTTAAAAGGCTATTCAACTTTTTTCCAAAAAAGTAAGCGGTGGCACTAAAGTCCCTTACGGTGGCCGGACCGGCCTCGGACCATTGCCCTTCCACATTTTCCAATGGCTGCAAACTGGTAGCTCTTTTTACGGTAAACAGGCGTATCTGACTGTTCCTGGAGTTTAAAATGGCTTCAGCACTGCCATTTATGGGTTGGTTGTTAAATCCTTTTACAGGCATTTCCATATTGGATTGCCCGGAACACAACCAAACCTCCCCGATCATAACATTTTTCAGGGTACGCGCATTGCTCCCCTTTATGTTCAGGGTATAGGGTCCGCCATAGGATGGGGTTTGGATCTTCAGTTTCCATTGTCCGTTGGCATTGGCAGTTGCAGTGGATTCTTTTCCCCAACTTCCTATTACCTTAATTTTAGCGTTCGGTTTATCGGTTCCCCAAATGGAGACATCCCTATTTTGTTGTAAGACCATATGGTCCCCAAAAAAGGCAGGTAATTCAATTTGAGCTAAGGAGACTGTGGCAGTGCTCAATAGCAATGCCAATAGTAAGGTTTTCAATAAATTCATAGTTGTTATAAATAAGGTAATAGGCTGTTATTAAAATGTTCCTCAAAAGGGTACCCTGGAATTTTCCTTAATGAGAAAGCACTCCGATAAATGTAGCAAATTTTTAGGTTTTCAAGTAAGTTCTATGTTTTATCAACGCTGCCCAGTGTTAGGAGTAGAAGTCCAATTATAATTCAATTGATTTTTTTTATCTCCAAGTCTCAGGGCTATGGCTAATCCAAAGCTATTTTATCGATCAACAATGTGAAGTTTTCGGTTCTTTTGTTCCCGATCAGGAAAACAATTTCCTCAATGCTATTTTTTGAAAAATTGGGCATGTCCAATTTCCTGCCCCGAAAAGAAGAATACATATCCTTGAGTGAAATTTTGATTTCTTCCCACTCCCCTGAAGTTGGGAAGGTAACGATATAGGAATAATAATTGTTGGAATCGTCCTTTACCCTAAACTGATAATTTTTGCCGTCGCCTTTGAGTTTAATGGTTATGTTGCTGTCTTCGGTTACCTTTAGCTTTTCAAACCGGTAACGCACGGAAGAGAATCCACCATTGTTTTCCAAAGAAATCTCCCCCATAAATAGTCCATGTCCATTAGGGCTCAAGGTAAAGCTCCCTACCGACAAGCCTCCCATGACCCCATCATTCACAATTCTCCATTCCTTGATGTTGGAATCTTTATTGAAATCGAAAATTATTTTTGAGGTCATAAGCGTCATAAAAACTAAAGTGGCCAAAAGATACTTCATAATTCACCTTTAGGGTAATTTACGACAACTTAAGCTAAGGACCATATTTAGTTAGAGGACATGGTTGGCACAAGTCAAAAATTAGACTTTACATTTTTAGTAAATGGACCGCTCCACCATGTTTTTTATGGGGGTTATGGTCTGCAAGTATTCAAAAATGGCCCCGGCTTCGGCATCGCTAAGTTGAGGATAGGGCAGCATGGGGTAGGTCAAGGCCTTTGCACCCTTTTTCTGCCCATACTTCAGTGCATTGACAAAATCTTCCTTGGTCCAATTCCCAATTCCGGTTTCCTTGTCCGGTGTAAGGTTCGATGTCAGCATTACCCGTCCCTGCAAATCCAAGGGTTTATTGCCCCCTCCAAAATACCCTTCACTCAATTCAGGATTTAGAAAATCGTTGGTTTTAAAATCGGCCGAATGGCATGAGAAGCAATCCAAGTTATGTGCCAGATATTTACCCAATTCCACAGCCTTGTTTTCATTTGGTAAGGGAATTGCCTCAGTGGGCAAAGGAAGTGGCTTAAAGGCAACCCTACAAAGGATTTTGGTCAATAAGGAGGGTTTGGGGGGAATATCCGGAGTGGGATCCGCTTTCACCATAGGGTGGTCCGACCTTAAAAACGCAATAATGGCATTAATATCTTCATCCGCCATATGTGGCAATTTGGCCATATAGGGCGGACTGTATTGACCGTCCCTTTTTATGCCCGTTCTAAGGAGATATACCAGTTCCCCATCCGTCCAGTCCCCAATGCCATAGGTCTTGTCCTGGGTAATATTCTGGGAATAGATTTCTCCAAATTCCGGTGGGGCATCCATCATTTTTTGACCCGTAAGTTTATTGGTTTGATGGTTCAAATGGCAACTGGCACATAGCATAAGGGCCAATTTTTCGCCCCTGGCCAAAGCTTCGGGACTACTATTTACCTTGAAATCAATTTTTTCCACATCATAGGAAGGAATATCGTTGGCACTGATAAAGATTACAACAATTCCAATCAATAATACAATCAATCCTATGCTCACTCCTAGTATTTTTAGTCCTTTTTTCATCTAAGCAATATTTAATTTAACAAAAGGGTATTTAAAATAAAGGGGGAAATTTTATAGTTTCAATAAGTTGTTTTCAGTATTAATAGCACAAAAGTCAACAGCTATATGCCATAATAAAAACATAGGGTTAGCTACTCAGGTAACGGTTGCACAATGTTTCCGAAGTCTAATTAAGTGAAAGATTTTGGTCATGGGTCGGTTTTTGGCTATAATATTAAATAGCTGTTGGTTTCAAAAAAATATCCTAGCTGGGGTACTCCTAAAATAGTAATTTTTTTGCATAGATTGATATAGTCTTGATTACAATCTTCTTTAAATCAGTTAGTTTGTTGATAAAAGGTGCCTTATGGGTCAATGTTTACCTTTTGTAGGAACATTCACCATTTGAATATTGCTTGAACAAAAATTTCCCAGGATATAAATTACACTTTGGACCAATTAGTCATTCTTGTCCTTTTCCACCTTTACGCTAAAACTTGGCGCCTTATAATCCTTGGGCAAATAATTAGCCGGTGTGGTGGTCATATTTCCATCTCTGGCAGCCCTATAATGTGGCGATAGGATTTCAATGCCCCTTTCATTAAATACGTCTTGTATATTTTGATGCAAATTGGAATAGATCAATGCCTGTTTACTGGCATTTTTTGTATGTGCGTTTATTTGGTAGGCAACATAAAAATCTTCCAAGCCGGTCTGTAGTACAAAGGGAGCAGGATCCTTTAAAAGTAGATCTGTCCTTAATGCGGCATCGATCAGGGCCTTATGTACATCTATCCAAGGAACATCATAGCCAATGGTCACGGTGGTATGTATAATAAGCCCCCTTTCCAAAGTTTCGCTGGTAAAATTGGTAGTGTTGCCGGAGAGCACCGAAGAATTTGGGATGGTGATTACTTCATTTTTTGTGGTTTTCACTCTGGTTACCAACAAGGTTTTTTCTACCACATCGCCGGTGACTTCACCAATTTTTATACGATCCCCAATTTTGAAGGGCCGCATATAGGTAATGACCAATCCGGCCACCATATTGGCAATGGCCGTTGAGGATCCCAAAGAAAACAATACCCCTATAAATACGGAAACTCCTTTAAATATATCTGAATCCGAACCTGGTAAATAGGGGAAAATCAATATGAACATAAAGGCATAAAGCAAAAACTTCACTATGCTGAAAGTAGGCATGGCCCAGTCCGAATGAAAACCGGATAATTTTAGTTTTTCCGCTTCAATTTCTGAAAATATGTACCGTACGAAACGGATACAGTATTTCATTACAAAATAGATGACCAAGATGCTGATCAGGTTGGGTATATAGTGCCATACAGCGATGGCGCCACCTTTAAATGGGGACCAGATTAATTGGAAAAGCGTATCTGCCCAAGTGCGGGAGAAAGGAAAAATACTAAAAATGATCGGTAGGGAGATGTACAGCAAAAGCGCGTACACCAACCAACGAAAAATATTGAACAAAAACAGCACCACTTGCAATTCCTGATCGGCAGTCAGAAAGGTATAATCCTTGTAAGATAGATTTTTGAGCCACTTGTCCTTTGATCTATGGATGTAGGCGAGTGCCCTGGTATAACCTTTCCCTATGAGGATAAATATTAGCCAGGCAAGGCCAATGACGAGGATGACCAAGCCTATGCGCATAAATATCTTTATTATGCCACTCTCTTTCTTTACTTCAATGATGGAGGTCTTGATCTTAAGCGTAAATTCATCTGCCAGGGCGCGCATACTTTTGTCGTACCAAATGGCATCGGATTCGGAAATACTCATAATGATGGTTTCTCCATAAACAATATCAAATGTGTTTTCAGATTTTACAACGACAATGGAATCGATCTTTAGAAAATCATCATCATCCAATTTTTTGATTTTTTTTGATATGCTAAGTGCCCTCTCTTGGGGAGTGGATGCTCCAATCTTGGAATAGATATGGAATAGGGTATCGCCAAGGGAAGTGATTACCGGAAATCCGGAGGCAGTATTCCGCAATGAATCTATACGCGCTATTTTGTGGGCTATGCGCGACTTATTATTGTCTTCAATGGTTTTAAGCTGAAGAAGAAGTTCTTCTTTTTGTATGTTATCCGTTGTTTTTAAAGAATTGAGCTGATTCTCCAAATCCGCTTTCTTTATGGAATCTTCAACACGTTGCTGTTCAATTTCCGCTATACGCTTGTTATAATTTTTTAAGATTTCCGTATTGACCGAATCTTTGTTTACCGTAATGGTATCGGTCTGACTTTTTACATTATAACTGCAAAGAAGGAGTAGGGTAAAAAATAATACTCGTGCGTGGGGTCTCATATCATGGTCCGTTTAAAGGTTGGTATGCGCATTGGCATCAAGGCCATTGGCGTGGTTATTCAAAAGTATGATTTAAATAAACACAAAATTCTTGGATTCTGATCGACTATTAAAATTTAAATAGCTTCGCTAAGTCATAAGATGGCTATTATAACACACTTGGTCGTTATCCTTGAATATTGGATTTTGACTTTTCCAAAGCCTCATTGATATTCTTGAAGATATACTCTTCGTTCAATACGGAGAACATTTCGTTCTTCTCAAAATCCTTTTTGGTCTCTTCGTTGATCCCGGATAGAATTACTTTTATTCCCTTGGCCCTATACGATTTTATGATCTCCTTTAAGCTCTGATACCCTGTGGCATCGATCATAGGAACATAGCGCATTCTTATAATAATCACCTTGGGTTGTAAATGGGTATTGGATATGGTTTCCTGAAATTGTCTTGCGGCACCAAAAAACAAGGGGCCATTAATTTCATATAACAGCACATTTTTAGGGAGCTCCAGTAGTTCATCGTCAAACAAATGTTCGTCGTTAATATTATCAGATGTGATTTTTTCAACCAGTACCGCCTCGCTCATTCTTTT contains the following coding sequences:
- a CDS encoding SRPBCC domain-containing protein, producing MEFTLKTTFNATAKQIYKTWLSTQGHTKMTGGEAFVSDRVGDPFTAWDGYIKGENLILEPYHKIVQTWRTDNFKDKEEDSQIELILSESDGITELTLIHTNVPEDGEPYIKGWQEHYFEPMKSYFE
- a CDS encoding AraC family transcriptional regulator; the encoded protein is MKTIPILGIEQFEHQAQLEDFYSNNLEHHLKKNREYFHKPHKHNFFLCVLFTQGSGIHEIDFETYTVQAGCIFFLRPGQTHFWQFNSSPQGYIFFHTQEFFEFHFTNNKLEQFPFYYSFKNPPLVNIALDKIQRMKSKFVEINKEYYSELPFKKQKLANLLSSVYIDLSRHYMAQGQKKEVISLRYFSTLRALEQLIDKHYRSQKSAKYYADALHISSKHLNRILRTTLNKTTTQLIMERIMLEAKRLMVHSNNSLSEISEILGYEDYAHFSKVFKKMTHMNPKEFKRSYN
- a CDS encoding DUF983 domain-containing protein, producing MGKRCKNCNYKFEVEPGFFFGAMFVSYALACAEMIACFVLTWAILKISIAYIFLCVVSIALLSSAFNFRLSRTIWMYLFYKKR
- a CDS encoding sialate O-acetylesterase, yielding MNLLKTLLLALLLSTATVSLAQIELPAFFGDHMVLQQNRDVSIWGTDKPNAKIKVIGSWGKESTATANANGQWKLKIQTPSYGGPYTLNIKGSNARTLKNVMIGEVWLCSGQSNMEMPVKGFNNQPINGSAEAILNSRNSQIRLFTVKRATSLQPLENVEGQWSEAGPATVRDFSATAYFFGKKLNSLLNVPIGLIHTSWGGSNVETWMDKETLSEFNTIALPKKLPEGAPQRTPTLLYNAMINPLIGYNIKGAIWYQGESNRNQAKEYAQLFPTMINTWREKWQQGKFPFYFVQIAPYGYDGGNAGYVREAQLHTMKTVENTGMAVTMDIGDCDFIHPREKKLVGDRLALWALAKDYGMEGIAYSGPVYKAIDEIKDGKVKLSFEFNENGLSSYGRPLSGFEVAGADKVFHPAEAKINGDRTLSVWAEGVLNPVAVRYAFKNCEEGSLFNTDGLPASSFRTDTWEE
- a CDS encoding CIA30 family protein, which codes for MKYLLATLVFMTLMTSKIIFDFNKDSNIKEWRIVNDGVMGGLSVGSFTLSPNGHGLFMGEISLENNGGFSSVRYRFEKLKVTEDSNITIKLKGDGKNYQFRVKDDSNNYYSYIVTFPTSGEWEEIKISLKDMYSSFRGRKLDMPNFSKNSIEEIVFLIGNKRTENFTLLIDKIALD
- a CDS encoding c-type cytochrome → MKKGLKILGVSIGLIVLLIGIVVIFISANDIPSYDVEKIDFKVNSSPEALARGEKLALMLCASCHLNHQTNKLTGQKMMDAPPEFGEIYSQNITQDKTYGIGDWTDGELVYLLRTGIKRDGQYSPPYMAKLPHMADEDINAIIAFLRSDHPMVKADPTPDIPPKPSLLTKILCRVAFKPLPLPTEAIPLPNENKAVELGKYLAHNLDCFSCHSADFKTNDFLNPELSEGYFGGGNKPLDLQGRVMLTSNLTPDKETGIGNWTKEDFVNALKYGQKKGAKALTYPMLPYPQLSDAEAGAIFEYLQTITPIKNMVERSIY
- a CDS encoding mechanosensitive ion channel domain-containing protein; translation: MRPHARVLFFTLLLLCSYNVKSQTDTITVNKDSVNTEILKNYNKRIAEIEQQRVEDSIKKADLENQLNSLKTTDNIQKEELLLQLKTIEDNNKSRIAHKIARIDSLRNTASGFPVITSLGDTLFHIYSKIGASTPQERALSISKKIKKLDDDDFLKIDSIVVVKSENTFDIVYGETIIMSISESDAIWYDKSMRALADEFTLKIKTSIIEVKKESGIIKIFMRIGLVILVIGLAWLIFILIGKGYTRALAYIHRSKDKWLKNLSYKDYTFLTADQELQVVLFLFNIFRWLVYALLLYISLPIIFSIFPFSRTWADTLFQLIWSPFKGGAIAVWHYIPNLISILVIYFVMKYCIRFVRYIFSEIEAEKLKLSGFHSDWAMPTFSIVKFLLYAFMFILIFPYLPGSDSDIFKGVSVFIGVLFSLGSSTAIANMVAGLVITYMRPFKIGDRIKIGEVTGDVVEKTLLVTRVKTTKNEVITIPNSSVLSGNTTNFTSETLERGLIIHTTVTIGYDVPWIDVHKALIDAALRTDLLLKDPAPFVLQTGLEDFYVAYQINAHTKNASKQALIYSNLHQNIQDVFNERGIEILSPHYRAARDGNMTTTPANYLPKDYKAPSFSVKVEKDKND